The bacterium sequence TAGGGCGGGGATTTGCCAGGGGCATAGCTCGCTTCGCTCGGTTCCTATCCCCGCCGTTTTTATTAAGGCAGCCCTCGCCACCCCGGTGCTACCGGGCCCGGCGGGGCGACTTCGGCTCGCAGCAATACTCGCCGTCCTCCCGGAGCCACAACAGCGGAGCGAGCACCTTGAAACGCTCCCGAAGCGTCCCCCAGGTAACCCCTCGGACCACCTCCACCGCCAAAATCTCGGCGGTGTAGAGCGTGGCGCCGGGTAGCGGTTTGCGCTCCACGACGCGGCACTCGAGATGGGCCGGGCACTCGGCGACTCGCGGCGGCCCCACCTTCCGCGACAGCTCGAGGGTGAGCCCCAGGCGCCCGATGCGCTCCAGGCCGGTGTAGGCCGCCTCTCCGGACTGCCAGAAGGCGAGCGCCAGCTCCGACGGAACCGGGTTGACCACGAACTCCCGTGTCTTGGCGAGGTGCCGGTGCGCGAGGGTGCCCTCGGACAGGACCAAGCCCAGAAGCGGCGGTGAGTCGGAAAGGGGGAATAGACGGGTCACCGGCTCCAGGTGGGGGTTGCCGGCGTGGTCGGTGGTGGTGAGAAAAAAAGCCTGGGAGAGGAAGAGCGGCGTCTCCCAGCGACGGGGGTCGGTGTTCTGGGGAACCTTCTTGGTCAAGGCGCCCCCCTAGGGCAGCTCGTGAAAAACCTTTTTCGGTGGAACCCGGTCGGTCCTCTCCTCGGTGCAGGTCCCTTTCCCCACGGGCACCAGGGCCACCGGGCGCTCGTCGGCCCCCAGGCTCAGGACGCGCCGCACCCCGCCCTCGTCGAAGGCGCCGACCCAGCACGAGCAGTGACCCAGGGAATGGGCGGCCAGGAGGAGATTCTGCACCGCGGCGGCGGTG is a genomic window containing:
- a CDS encoding flavin reductase family protein; translation: MTKKVPQNTDPRRWETPLFLSQAFFLTTTDHAGNPHLEPVTRLFPLSDSPPLLGLVLSEGTLAHRHLAKTREFVVNPVPSELALAFWQSGEAAYTGLERIGRLGLTLELSRKVGPPRVAECPAHLECRVVERKPLPGATLYTAEILAVEVVRGVTWGTLRERFKVLAPLLWLREDGEYCCEPKSPRRAR